A single region of the Deltaproteobacteria bacterium genome encodes:
- a CDS encoding ATP-binding protein, with amino-acid sequence MNSRKMQLQVKSDRVIELFARDIYQSPLSLLRENVQNAFDAILMRRRGDDSFSPRIDVRIGTNTVTVSDNGNGMTADELEANYWYAGNSGKNTEEARKAGVVGTFGIGAMANFGVAERLEVETESSATGERSRSSVAKENLSINQECIDLVPLPSTGEPGTTVTAFLPADGQFDLDEARRYISDFVSLLKVPVYVNGNQESGHRDEEIVPLPPVSWRGQSYETAGRLGAHVDLAVAQNGDVWVRLDRMTWSDQEMHGSMTLRSDTPGLRTYRNGFGLATVGAATAYQFGGVVDLMELYPTAGREALTSTSMQLIQSMLADVDEIVSRLLSGRPECDSSSAFMRWVVSNSRYELCELLRIGTDTDERLELGVIRADTERHYRSYAGTDRGLVDQLSSDESPLLLIARYDPRRRCEREYIERFCSGHISEISDEPQVTEVLPGSEYSRSEYAILFRIQSILEKDYLLSSEVRFGHISHRIPVFAEKHDGSVVVTIERDLSAIEVIVGLYENEYSAFGAMVIDFVRGVIFQRISRYVPNSQTQGTQAFLQMIRRRREAIEYERDDIQEFPDLTFWDDVRNDRVAVAEAIKRAMAISRNDVQVLDFASAASMGDVLPDVAANQEALKSDTQDEMLSLEALPAIIRSDVSCSAKLLTIPLAEPALTGYRCFLALGHKAKEDKAEFFLQPHTTSIVWGGQRVLFIFAHRSEEYGLYYDLESRTLISDEPGGGRFPTCTIFVANQVYIPIPPDIQSCFLPQEGERKRFLVRDDLLSVGSGVGY; translated from the coding sequence ATGAACTCGAGGAAAATGCAGCTCCAAGTCAAGAGCGACCGCGTGATCGAGTTGTTTGCGCGAGACATCTACCAGTCGCCGCTCTCGCTTCTCCGCGAAAACGTGCAGAATGCATTCGACGCGATTCTGATGAGGAGGCGCGGCGACGATAGCTTCTCTCCGAGGATCGACGTTCGCATAGGCACCAACACCGTAACCGTGAGCGACAACGGCAACGGGATGACAGCGGACGAACTGGAGGCCAACTATTGGTACGCGGGAAACAGCGGGAAAAACACCGAGGAGGCGAGGAAAGCTGGAGTCGTAGGGACGTTCGGCATTGGGGCGATGGCAAACTTCGGCGTTGCGGAGCGTTTGGAGGTGGAAACGGAGAGTTCGGCAACCGGCGAACGGTCGCGGAGCAGCGTGGCCAAGGAGAACCTGTCAATCAACCAGGAGTGCATTGATCTCGTGCCTTTGCCTTCCACTGGCGAACCGGGCACCACCGTAACGGCGTTCCTCCCGGCGGACGGGCAGTTCGATCTCGACGAAGCCCGTCGCTACATATCGGACTTCGTGTCGCTTCTAAAGGTTCCCGTGTACGTGAACGGAAACCAGGAGAGCGGCCACAGGGACGAAGAAATCGTACCCCTTCCGCCAGTGTCCTGGCGTGGACAGAGCTACGAGACCGCGGGCCGACTTGGCGCGCACGTGGATCTGGCGGTCGCCCAGAACGGCGACGTGTGGGTACGGCTGGACCGCATGACGTGGTCGGACCAAGAAATGCACGGCTCGATGACACTGCGAAGCGACACACCCGGCCTGCGTACCTACAGGAACGGATTTGGCTTGGCGACGGTGGGCGCGGCGACGGCCTACCAGTTCGGCGGCGTTGTGGATTTGATGGAGCTTTACCCCACGGCCGGGCGCGAGGCGCTGACATCGACGAGCATGCAGCTAATTCAGTCGATGCTCGCGGACGTGGATGAAATCGTGTCGCGACTGTTATCAGGGAGGCCGGAGTGCGACTCCAGCTCAGCGTTCATGAGGTGGGTCGTGAGCAATTCGAGGTACGAGTTGTGCGAGCTGCTCCGGATCGGTACGGATACCGACGAACGTCTCGAACTAGGCGTCATCCGAGCGGACACGGAAAGGCACTATCGTAGCTATGCCGGAACGGACCGTGGCTTGGTCGACCAGTTGTCCAGCGATGAGTCACCACTGCTTCTGATTGCCCGCTACGATCCGCGACGCCGGTGCGAGCGCGAGTACATTGAGCGGTTCTGCAGCGGCCATATCTCCGAGATTTCGGACGAGCCACAAGTTACGGAGGTCTTGCCCGGCTCGGAGTACAGCCGCTCGGAATACGCGATCCTGTTCCGGATCCAGTCGATTCTCGAAAAGGACTACCTTTTGTCATCGGAGGTACGGTTCGGCCACATCAGCCACCGGATTCCAGTGTTCGCAGAGAAGCACGACGGGAGCGTAGTGGTCACCATCGAGCGTGACCTGAGCGCCATCGAGGTGATCGTCGGACTGTACGAGAACGAGTATTCAGCGTTTGGGGCCATGGTCATCGACTTCGTACGGGGCGTGATTTTCCAACGCATTTCCCGTTACGTCCCGAACAGCCAGACTCAAGGGACCCAAGCGTTTCTGCAGATGATCCGTCGCAGGCGAGAAGCAATCGAGTACGAGAGGGACGATATTCAGGAGTTCCCAGACCTAACATTCTGGGACGACGTTCGGAACGACCGGGTCGCCGTCGCGGAGGCGATAAAGCGGGCGATGGCCATCTCCCGTAACGACGTTCAGGTGCTGGACTTTGCGTCGGCAGCGAGCATGGGAGACGTGCTGCCCGACGTGGCGGCCAATCAGGAAGCGCTCAAAAGCGACACCCAGGACGAAATGCTGTCACTCGAAGCGCTTCCGGCGATCATCCGTTCGGACGTGTCCTGCAGCGCGAAGCTGCTGACAATTCCGCTCGCCGAGCCCGCGCTGACCGGATACAGGTGCTTCCTGGCGCTGGGCCACAAGGCGAAAGAGGACAAGGCGGAGTTCTTCCTTCAGCCGCACACCACATCAATCGTGTGGGGGGGCCAGAGAGTGTTGTTCATCTTCGCCCACCGTTCCGAGGAATACGGGCTCTACTACGACCTCGAATCGCGCACATTGATTTCCGACGAACCCGGTGGCGGGCGCTTCCCTACTTGCACCATCTTCGTCGCCAACCAAGTCTACATCCCGATTCCCCCCGACATCCAGTCCTGCTTTTTGCCACAGGAAGGGGAGCGCAAGCGGTTCCTGGTTAGGGACGACCTACTATCGGTTGGATCCGGTGTCGGCTACTGA